A stretch of DNA from Syngnathus acus chromosome 1, fSynAcu1.2, whole genome shotgun sequence:
ACACGATTATGGCAAAAACAATAACAGCACGGTGtgagccatgcagtgattgaTAATactgcaggggggggggggctcaatTGTGGTGGGCTTAACCAGGCTTTCCCTGAGGGGGTTTCCTTTGGTATTAGTCAGACAAATCCCTTTGTCAACCTCTCCCCttgccatttttattcataagcATTTGGCCCTAAGAAAGACATCAAACCTCGAATACAACGagaggtcaacatcatctttgCGCAATGTTAACCTCTGCATTGATGAAGCTAATTCACATTTCCTCAGTCCAGCCTACGGGGGTTCGACAgaaagggggaggaggacCCGAGGGAGGcagtgctgtgtgtgtgcgtgtgtgcgggcgtgcgtgcgtgcgtgcgtgcgtgtgtgtgtgtgtgtgtgtgtagagagTGTCCCTCTTGACCCAAGGCCCTCCACATGGGGTTTGTATTGATAGTGTTTCATGAAAGGAGGGGAAAGTGAATGTTGTCCCAACTGATTGGAATGACAATGGGGGCATATGGTTGTGTGAGTGTTGCTGTATGGTCATGGCAGCCACCATATTCCTCTGCGCAGGGTTGCCAGGTGCTTCATAATCGGACCCACTGAGAGCCGACAAATCATACACAAATGCGACAGTCTGGCTCGTGGCTCCTCTTCCCATTGGGTGGCCTTCTTCCACCATCTCTTTTCAGCTGTGCAACTCGCATTCGCCATTGCTGAATGCAAAGGTGGCTACACTGATCAGATAGTCGGTGCGAATCATTtgttattgtctttttttcaagaTGTGAGGCCCACAGAGAGGGACAGAATACAGAtgtcagcagcagcatctcCATCCACACAAAGGCTCTTCTCATGAATACTCAGCTCCACCCTAATGACTATTCAATACAGTCTTCAGGCTGTAGATGAACGGCCATTCCGCAGCAGCATCTGCTGTGGGCCCAACTCGCCAGACGCCAGCCTTGTAAGAGGCTAATTGAAAGACAGAGGCCACCTCttggtgtttgtttgtatttatgtgtgtgtgtgagtgaaagAGAAACAAGGGGAGCACAAGTGTCAAAGGGTGGAGAAAATGAGCAACAGCAAGTGATGGGGAGAAGCAGGacaaaaaagaacagaaaGAACAGCTGACCTCTCAACGTTTGTTCCCATGCGGCCATATTGGAAAAGCCCAAATGGGCTTTGAATGATCTCAAAGCAATCCTACTTCATGTACGTAATTAGAGTGGCCCTTTTGGGGCGGAAATCATCTTTACAGAGACTGCAATTTTGTTCAAAGATGCATATTTGTACTGTTTATTGTGGGAAAAAAGAGGCCATATTTAATACAACAGGTGCTGCAGGTAACAATGGCGAACACTAATGCAGGCACATAAACAGAAATACAACACTAATTTTCATTCTATTAATACAGCAAATTGgtttttctgcttttcaccTCAAGGCACTGCTTTGTAAGTCTTtgcatcaaataaataaaaaaagaaagaaaaaaaggctgcGCAAACGAAAACTGAAGGATTGCTGTCATAATTCTTCCCAGTTCTCCTCTGGCAGTTTTTACTAGCAAAGGCAGTGAATAATCTTTACCATCCAGGCCATCCCAAATAACACAATCCTTCAGCACTACAGCTTACTGTGTTTTATGGCGAAGTGcagatgagaaagaaaaaacattgaaatggtGCACTGCTCATGCTGCTCTTGCTGATGCTGATGCTGATGCtgatgctgatgctgctgctgcggcgggATAGCAATCAAATTCTCAGATGTACAAAACTAAATAAGGAAATTGTAATCTATACTTACTAGTCACATTATTAGGTACATCTGAATCTCATGAGATCCAGAGTAAGAGCGCTATCAAACAGTGGGTACCACTTTATAATAAGGGTACCCTTAATAGAATTTTTGGAAGGCAATGATGACATAATGGAGGAATtttgaataattaataaataattaaagacCTCTGATCGTTCACCAACAATTTTTGTTGGCATATTTAATCAAGTGGAAAACAAATTTAGGCAACTAGAAAAGAGAGAACCTTAATGTAAAGTGTGAGATTGAATCATGATAAACAGTGCGAACCATTTTTCAAGCAGagcaaatttaaaaatttcACTTTTGATGCTCTTTTATGTAATAATTTATTCAtacttttgttattttaatattatgtaATTTATTAATACTTATAAAAACAGTTAGCAAGGTAATAATGAATGGATAGTCAGCTGAATAGGATGGCCTCATTGTAAAGTGGTGTATCAAACGTTGcgtttacaaaaacaacaaagcttAAAATAATAAGTGGAATTAAATTAATCTGTGTTgaactgcactgcatcatttTGAGTGTTTCTATTTTGTGCCGCTCCTTTCTAAATGCCAAAATGTTACAAACATCTCTTGTGTGCAATGGTGTTCTCCATCAGTGCAAACTACAATTGCAATTATGAACATCGTAAGTTAATACCTAATTAGAAATCGCACTATTATCCATTAAGGTTTGATGCAGGTCTTTTAATGCCTCTTTGGATTGTACCGGCAAATGAAGGAATCAGTCTCTAGGAATCAGCGAGCATTCACTGTATTGTCATATAACCCAAACaaggacaaaaataattaaaagatCATATGTAATTCAATTTTCAAACTCATTTAAATTTCTTACTGATAGCCACGTACAATTGCAGGAGGAATGTTTTCTCTGAATTAATTCATGCTACACTGAAAACCAGTGTACTACATGCAGGCCCCAAACCACACCAGTCTGGTCAGACATGCTGTTACTGCCTGGCAGGGATGACAGAGAGAAATAACCCACCAGTGTATACTTCATGCGCATTCTGTTTGTCACGTCAAAACATTATTGTTAGATATCTATTGGCTGAAGCTATCACAGCAAAATCTACAACAGAGACTTTGTCCTCCATCCAGAGAGCCATGAAAAGGTTTCTTTAAAGAGGGAGTAACAGTGCATTATGCACTCCCCATGGGGCAACGTCTGTGCTTCTTGTATTTCTTGGGAGTCTGTGCACCTGTTTGTGCTTTGCTTTACATTGGGGGGAAATGTCTTGACTTGTAATTTATTGACTGTTGTGTTCAGCTGCATTTTATGTCCCCGTTTATCCATTCAGACGCTTTTCAAGGCTTTGGAAAGATACCAGATCATTTTCATGTCTGATTACAATGAATTCATTTAGTGAAAGAATCTTTAAGTAGAGGATGCAAGATATACATTTATCATTACCCTAGGAGCATAATTCCCTTTAGTcgttttttaatttacaatatcaatatacaatatcaataaaaatataccacgtgtttgcaaaataatttgtaatttttttccctttatttCTGTTGAGAATCTCTACCTCATGGTAATCCGCAACACTTGtttgtggagttttttttttgtatttttgcttgttcccctcaaaaaaatttataaaaattaatatGACTGAGACAACTGATATTGTCTAGTACGTATTtcaatattacaaaaaatCCACTGGtgattgttttatatatatatatatatatatatatattttttttttttttaatactgaaATATGTACTAGACAATATCAGTTGTCTCAGTCATACTAATAATTACGTCGATAGGTacgtagatagatagatagatagatagatagatagatagatagatagatagatagatagatagatagatagatagatagatagatagatggatggatggatggatggatggatggatggatggatggatggattgattgattgattgatgattACAATATTTGTTTGCTCATTATAGTCCATTTATTGCTATTCCTATATAATATTCGAAATAATACAGTGCTTTGACTACATAACAGGATTAGATTTGTTTTCTCGGTTGCATGTACttgcagaaaataaaactgtaaTGTTGCCAATATGATCATGTTTGGCACAAATGTGCTGGAGGAGAAAAATAAGCACCTGCATGTCTGGACACCATTGgggatttgagtgaattgaccTTGGACAAGGCCGCCGTAAAGGTCcagcaaagacaaaatgtgtgcTGAGCGGTGCAGTGCTCTTACGTTGATAGGACTCTTGTTTTGCGAGTCCAGCAGCACTGCCACTGTACTGCAAGGCAGGATAAGGCGGGCCGTCAGGGATTTGTTAGGGGCCTGTTATTACATCTCCAGTCACATAAAATATGGCCGCCTCTCCACAGACCCGGCTGCCAGATAAATCCACCCTCCTCCAATCACACTGGCCCTTGCGAAGAAAGCGCCCAATGGTGCGCCTCAGAGAGTGACCCTCTGGTAATGACATGTGATTTATACAGTACATGTTTTATACAGAGTCACAAGCCGAGTATCACTCTGTCTCTATTTCTTGCTATCTATATATGGTGTGGTGGGAGTTAAGGGGCCTTTGGGAGAGTGGCGATCCGACACCCAACTTTGGGGTCCCACAAAATGGCTACAATGTGGATTGTTCCCCTGCAGCTGTCAACTAACAGCCGCCTAAGCCTGCAGTGGGTGCTGCATCTTCTAGCATGAGGTCACTAACACATAGGAGGATGGAGCTTGGAGCTAACAGACTGTAGTGTGGACGGCCTAAATCAACACCTGGTTGGGAAGAGGTGAAAGGGGAGAGGCTGTGCAGACTACAGAAGCACTGAGAAATGCTACAAACATATTCAATGACAAACATCACCTTTAACTGAAAACATGTCAATTAGGGTCACttaacatacacacatatatataatatatatatatatactatatatatatatatatatatatatatatatatatatatatatatatatatatatatgtgtgtgcatgtgtgtgtgtgtgtgtgtgtattctcATTCAACATTATTAATAGGTTTTACAATATAAATTTTCTGAGACttgcatcatgaaaaaaatcattttacatttgGTTTGAATAATTAACACGATGTTATAAAACCTGTATTGTCTTTTATGTTACCTCACTAAACACATTTGTGCATAAATAAGCACATTTGGTGAAGCGACAGAAAATAAGTCACGTCTCTACCAAATAAGCAGTTACCTCTGAAATTAAACCTCAACCCTTGCAGGAGCAAATAAAACTGACAGAATCAATTATTCTCACCCAAGCAGATTAAtgttattttagtttgttttctttttgccttcatttattttctgtgaaaATAAGATAAACAACTGTTAGCATTTAGACAAGTTACTATATGCAATactggaatgaaaaaaatccaaatgagaagtatgtcattaaaaataataataataataataataataataataataataataataataataataggtaataataataataataatgacaataataataataataataataataataatgataataataataataataatgttaacAAAGACTATAACAACTAATCTTTACACAAAGactgatattttaaaaaagaaaatcatccGTATTTCtgttgataaaaaataaaaaacgcaCACATAAACAAAATGTTAACAATTAAATCAAGAAATTtagagcaaaaataaaacgatgccatgctttttttaaattttgattaGGAAAAATTATATTTCTGAATTGCATTTCGTAAATGCCAAACCTGCACGCGGCGCGGGGACATTTGTGAGAAGATGAAGTATTTCTTGCAAGTAATAAAAAGGAACGCAAAggtctggaaaaaaagaagcccaTTGCCTGAATTATGAGCGGGCTTTGGTGATGCTGAGAGGGCCGCATGCTGCTCTTCTCTGGCGCCCCAGAGGAGACATCATCAGAGCTGATATATGGCTCAGCTCGACTTTACCtttacaaaagaaagaatCATCCAGCTTTGAtcgaggggggaaaaaacatcctGGTGACTAAATGCGACAACTAAAACAAACCTGTGTTTGCCCGTCGAATAATCCAACCTCTCttgaatacaaaatgaaagaatgcAAAAAGACACCATCTGAAAGTGGACTTTTATGCGTAAAAAGGCTTAAATAGGCTACGGATTGTgatttctctccctctctcccgtttgcccccctcctccttttttctcctctctccCCTCTCCTCCCCCCTTATTGACTCCACAAAGCTATCCTCGTAAGTCACCACACGACTAAATTAGACCAAAGATGATATGAGTACAACGCATGATAATTCCGGCgggctcctcctccttccagcCATGCATCCTAATTAATGGGACACCCACCCAACCCCCCCAGTCGCAAAAAGCTCTGCGCTGGACTGCAACATAGTCAAAGAGTGAAAGGGAAGAGGGCGAAAGTGCCACTGGAAATAATTGATTAGCTACCAGTCAGTGATAACTTGTTAGTAATCGTCAAGTGTTTGGAGCTCGCCATTTTCAGGCAGGCTTTTCGCCGCACCGGACTCCGGAGGCGCACTTTGAAGGCATCCCGTTTTGGAATAAGATTGTCCACCTCCAATCTTCCTCTGTTATGTGACTTCTTGCACCCTTCTCCCTTGTATAGTCTCACTCGTTTTAAGAGCTGATTTTCCCCACCCCGACCGAGCCCAACTCACCACCAGTGATGACATCCAAAGAAGTGGCCAAATGTGATGCGGGGGAAAACAGGAGGAGAAGCCCGTTGGACCACTTGCCACCCCCCGCCAACTCCAATAAGCCGCTGACCCCCTTCAGCATCGAGGACATCCTCAACAAGCCGTCCGTGAAGCGAAGTTACACCATTTGTGGCACGGCTCATCTCATCTCGACCAGCGAGAAGCACCGCGCCTCCAGCCTGCCTCTGGCCAGCCGTGCGCTGCTCACCCAAACCTCGCCGCTGTGCGCCCTGGAGGAGCTGGCCAGCAAAACCTTCAAGGGGCTGGAAGTCAGCGTGCTTCAGGCGGCAGAAGGTATGGCGTCctaatgataataattatgcaatttggaaaaaatattcagaGACATCGATCTGCAAATGTATTAGTGGATGCCATCAAACACAAGTCAAATCCCCAAAGTTTTTGAAGTCAtctacttttcatttttgtctgtttgcttATTCTTGTTGTGGTCCCGTATATGGTTTGGAGCCTTACACTTAAATTGAATATACACTCACCGGTCAcgacattaggtacacctgcgaTACAAAAGAATGGCTTCGTTTTGATCGgtattgaaatatatttatggAACAATTATGGGGTTGTTTGCATTGCACTGCACCGGGGATGTTTGAATGATTTTGGTAGTCACCGTTTTAGTACACGAGCTGTGAAAGACTGCAAATTGCAACCGTACTTTTTAAATTAGTAGCAGTTAAAATTGAGTATTGTGAGATGAGTGGTCACGATGCTGTACATTATAAGCCCCTTTTGGTGCTGCTTCTACGTGCCATTTTCCAAATAAGCcattgagggttttttttaatttatttcaccGCTGTGCATTGCCCCCTCCAGGCCGGGACGGCATGACCCTATTCGGCCAGAGAACCACGCCGAAGAAGCGCCGGAAGTCCCGCACGGCCTTCACCAACCATCAAATCTACGAGCTGGAGAAGCGCTTTCTGTACCAGAAATACTTGTCCCCGGCCGACCGGGACCAGATCGCCCAACAGCTCGGCCTGACCAACGCGCAAGTCATCACGTGGTTTCAGAACCGCAGAGCCAAGCTAAAGCGGGACCTGGAGGAGATGAAAGCGGACGTGGAGTCGGCTAAGGCCGTCGGCCAAGTCCCCTTGGACAAGCTGGCCAAACTGGCCGACCTGGAGAAATGCGCCAACGGCACGCTGGGCCATCCGCGAGTCGACTCCCCCACGCGGGGAAGCCAGCAGGAGCACGATCTCGGCCAGAAAGTGACGAGGTCCCCGCTGTCGCCTTTCTCAGACCACACAACGAGCAAAGAGTGCTCGGAGGACGAGGACGTGGAGATTGACGTGGATGACTGATGGTGCGGCGCTGCAGCGCGGGAGTGCCAAAAACAATTCATCAAGAAAAAAGACGATGGACACAAACAGCGTCGAGGATTTACTTGTATAACGTACTGCTTATATTGTGTACCACTTTTCTGAACATGTaccaaaatgtaattataCTTTTGTATGGGCGCATATAAGCATGGAtacacaacaaaaagaaatatgcaGTTGTAATTTACGATGTAACAGTCTTTGCAATCAGAGCAATATGGTCAAAAATGACAcgtgtaaattattattattattattattattattattattattattattataactgtTTCCCCACCACCAACATACATACACAGGCGCACGCGCACACCTGTTTGTTACATTATTTTTCAGAGGTCCTCACCCAATTATGTTTTGCATGCAAATGCGTGATTTGATTTGTGATTCcgattctatttattttacgttggtttatttttaatttaaaccttttgttttgtgagcCAGTGCAGGCTCGCCTCCTCTTTTCACCTTGTGCCGCAGTGCATGAAGACTGGGTCTTTTTTCCTACGatgatgcattttatttgctgGCTAAAAAAACGACTTTTTATTGCGGTGAATTTAAGgcttttgggggggtgggatTAGTTTGTTTGGATACCGTTTGTTATGATTTGAACACCTGTAAGTGCCTTTCTAAAATTCAGGATTTGAAACCCAATTAATGCACAGACTGCAATGTATATATAGGCAACAATGGGAataaaatggctttttttcctGAATATTTCCTTACGTTGTAATTCTTAACTAAGCATTTTTATACTTTCTCGAATGCAGACTAATAAAAACCGCGTGCTATACGACACGCCGCTCGGGCGTGTTAAAGCCATCAAACGCGtctatttaaatgtattatacTGCACTATTTAATCCCTTTGTGTCCTTTTCTACGGGGACGCTCTAAACATATTGTGGTCCGGAATCTCTCATGTCCTTTCACGTCTTAAATGCGTATCGTGGCTTCTTGACCCTCAGACGTGTTTCTCCATTCGGGCCAAAAATTTATGTGAGAAACACAAATCTGGCCCCGGCAAATAAAGACGAGGATGCCACGAAAACACAAAGTTTTGGCCCAGTTTCTGCCGGCTTTTATGGGGCTTTTTTGTTCTGCGGGTCCGGGCCGTAATTTTGAGCGTAAAGCATGAAAAGTGGGGACAAATGAGCAGCGTTCCCCGATGTGCCGAGCCACAAAGGCGCTGGGCGGCCCCCCGCTGCCTGCAATACTGAGACAAGTGTGTCCCACCGCATAAAAAGGACGCAAACGTTTGGAGGCCATAtggtttttgaaatttccTCACGATTTCGGACAATTTGATGGATTGAGTTAACCCTCCTTTTAAACAGTTGAAGTGAGTGCGAACAAAGGCCATAATGCCGACATAGACCCTC
This window harbors:
- the lbx1b gene encoding transcription factor LBX1b: MTSKEVAKCDAGENRRRSPLDHLPPPANSNKPLTPFSIEDILNKPSVKRSYTICGTAHLISTSEKHRASSLPLASRALLTQTSPLCALEELASKTFKGLEVSVLQAAEGRDGMTLFGQRTTPKKRRKSRTAFTNHQIYELEKRFLYQKYLSPADRDQIAQQLGLTNAQVITWFQNRRAKLKRDLEEMKADVESAKAVGQVPLDKLAKLADLEKCANGTLGHPRVDSPTRGSQQEHDLGQKVTRSPLSPFSDHTTSKECSEDEDVEIDVDD